Proteins encoded within one genomic window of Brachybacterium sp. P6-10-X1:
- a CDS encoding Ku protein, with product MRAIWSGEITFGLVNVPVKLYGATRSHDLSFHQVHDEDHGRIRYERRCEVCGREVDYEHIEKAYDDGDKTVVLTDEELAALPVEDDDEIDVVQFVPDEQIDPLLLGTSYFLEPVGRSAKAYVLLRRTLEDTERTAVVTFTLRTKTRLGILRVHDDLLALQTLRWPKDLREVDVAPGASKISAKERDMSAALVEQFSGDFEPEQYTDEYQAQLRELVDAKLEEGEGVDTEETFGEKREKQSADDGKVISLMDALERSVDKRRGAAESSAKGSGSGKKSGSGTSKKSGSGTSKKSGSSKKSRTSSKKSGKKSA from the coding sequence ATGCGCGCGATATGGAGCGGTGAGATCACCTTCGGGCTCGTGAACGTGCCCGTGAAACTGTACGGCGCCACGCGGTCGCACGACCTGTCCTTCCACCAGGTCCACGACGAGGACCACGGGCGGATCCGGTACGAGCGCCGGTGCGAGGTGTGCGGCCGCGAGGTCGACTACGAGCACATCGAGAAGGCCTACGACGACGGCGACAAGACCGTGGTGCTCACCGACGAGGAGCTCGCGGCCCTGCCGGTCGAGGACGACGACGAGATCGACGTCGTCCAGTTCGTCCCCGACGAGCAGATCGACCCCCTCCTGCTGGGCACCTCGTACTTCCTGGAGCCCGTGGGCCGCTCCGCGAAGGCGTACGTGCTGCTGCGCCGGACCCTCGAGGACACCGAGCGCACCGCGGTCGTGACCTTCACGCTGCGCACGAAGACGCGGCTGGGGATCCTGCGGGTCCACGACGACCTGCTGGCCCTGCAGACCCTGCGCTGGCCGAAGGACCTGCGGGAGGTCGACGTCGCCCCCGGGGCCTCGAAGATCTCGGCGAAGGAACGAGACATGTCGGCCGCGCTGGTCGAGCAGTTCAGCGGCGACTTCGAGCCCGAGCAGTACACCGACGAGTACCAGGCGCAGCTGCGGGAGCTGGTCGACGCGAAGCTCGAGGAGGGCGAAGGCGTCGATACCGAGGAGACCTTCGGCGAGAAGCGTGAGAAGCAGTCCGCGGACGACGGCAAGGTCATCAGCCTGATGGACGCGCTCGAGCGCAGCGTGGACAAGCGGCGCGGCGCCGCGGAGTCCTCCGCGAAGGGCTCGGGCTCCGGCAAGAAGTCCGGATCCGGCACCAGCAAGAAATCCGGATCCGGCACGAGCAAGAAGTCCGGATCATCGAAGAAGTCCCGGACCTCCTCGAAGAAGTCGGGCAAGAAATCGGCCTGA
- a CDS encoding ATP-dependent DNA ligase: protein MATAEQKVEIDGHTLKLSNLEKVFYPSTGTTKGDVIDYYRRIAPVMIPQATRRPATRKRWVDGVGTARKPGKVFFRKDLEDHAPDWVPRSDIEHEDGTSTYPLVDETAVLVWLAQLAALEIHTPQWRFDDEGGSRNPDRLVLDLDPGDGADLADCARVAQWCREILADMGLTSYPVTSGSKGVHLYAPLDGASTADEVDEVAHQLARALEQDHPDQVVSDMKKSLRAGKVLVDWSQNNGHKTTVCPYSLRGRLRPTVAAPRTWEEIEDPDLAHLEVDEVLERVEDGQDPIAPLGGEPGGAPWRSGASGRSGGSGSGSQDEDTPSAERAPSTEQARDRLEVYRSKRDPDRTPEPVPESGAGAEAAQDALDAAVPMFVIQEHHASSLHWDVRLENDGVLVSWAVPKGPPLEVDVNRLAVRTEDHPLEYGTFEGTIPRDEYGGGDVSIWDTGTVEIEKWREGEEVIAVCHGRENGGLGGVPRRYAFLHTGGMGGTQKTAAAKEKAASNWLLHLMKDQPEAVGAESQAATSADTAMGEPITPMLATLGSRDDIRDQDEWAFEMKWDGVRVIATIAGGAVRLTSRGGKDLTATFPELAGLGEAIDPDVLAAGETVLDGEIVALDGKDRPSFSRLQQRLGLTRDRDVERARKDVTAQVMLFDLLVRGGDSLLRTPYRQRREALFETVSANEHVHLPHADHGDVDHAIDLSRHLQLEGVMAKKEQSTYRPGKRARTWIKIKNARHQEVVVIGWRRGKGERSGTLGSLLVAVPDEDGTLRYAGRVGTGFSEQDLEDIARTLRSRSRKTPPVDDVPRADARDAEWVRADLVGEVQHTERTDDGRLRHPVWRGWRRDKTADEVRWED, encoded by the coding sequence ATGGCCACCGCTGAGCAGAAGGTCGAGATCGACGGGCACACGCTGAAGCTCTCGAACCTCGAGAAGGTCTTCTACCCCTCCACGGGCACCACCAAGGGCGATGTGATCGACTACTACCGCCGCATCGCCCCGGTGATGATCCCCCAGGCCACCCGGCGCCCGGCGACCCGGAAGCGCTGGGTCGACGGAGTGGGCACGGCGAGGAAGCCCGGGAAGGTGTTCTTCCGCAAGGATCTCGAGGACCACGCCCCGGACTGGGTGCCGCGGTCGGACATCGAGCACGAGGACGGCACCTCGACGTACCCCCTGGTCGACGAGACGGCGGTGCTGGTCTGGCTCGCCCAGCTCGCCGCCCTGGAGATCCATACCCCGCAATGGCGGTTCGACGACGAGGGCGGGAGCAGGAACCCGGACCGCTTGGTGCTCGACCTCGACCCGGGCGACGGCGCCGATCTGGCGGACTGCGCCCGCGTCGCGCAGTGGTGCCGGGAGATCCTCGCGGACATGGGTCTTACGTCCTACCCGGTGACGTCCGGCTCGAAGGGGGTCCACCTGTACGCCCCGCTGGACGGGGCCAGCACCGCCGACGAGGTCGACGAGGTCGCCCACCAGCTGGCGCGCGCCCTCGAGCAGGATCATCCCGACCAGGTGGTCAGCGACATGAAGAAGTCGCTGCGCGCCGGCAAGGTCCTGGTGGACTGGTCGCAGAACAACGGTCACAAGACCACCGTGTGTCCCTACTCCCTGCGCGGCCGGCTCCGCCCGACCGTCGCCGCCCCCCGCACCTGGGAGGAGATCGAAGACCCCGATCTGGCCCATCTCGAGGTCGACGAGGTGCTGGAGAGGGTGGAGGACGGGCAGGACCCGATCGCTCCGCTCGGAGGGGAGCCGGGCGGTGCGCCATGGCGCTCCGGCGCCTCGGGCCGCTCCGGCGGCTCGGGCTCCGGGAGCCAGGACGAGGACACCCCGTCGGCAGAGCGCGCTCCCTCGACCGAGCAGGCCCGCGACCGGCTCGAGGTCTACCGCTCCAAACGTGATCCCGACAGGACCCCGGAGCCGGTTCCCGAGTCGGGAGCCGGCGCCGAGGCCGCGCAGGACGCCCTCGATGCCGCGGTGCCGATGTTCGTCATCCAGGAGCACCACGCCTCGTCCCTGCACTGGGATGTCCGCCTCGAGAACGACGGGGTGCTGGTCTCCTGGGCGGTTCCCAAGGGACCGCCGCTCGAGGTCGACGTGAACCGCCTCGCCGTCCGGACCGAGGACCATCCTCTCGAGTACGGCACCTTCGAGGGCACCATCCCCCGCGACGAGTACGGCGGCGGCGACGTGAGCATCTGGGACACCGGGACGGTCGAGATCGAGAAGTGGCGCGAGGGCGAGGAGGTCATCGCCGTCTGCCACGGCCGCGAGAACGGGGGGCTGGGCGGGGTGCCGCGCCGCTACGCCTTCCTCCACACCGGCGGCATGGGCGGGACGCAGAAGACCGCGGCGGCGAAGGAGAAGGCCGCCTCGAACTGGCTGCTGCACCTCATGAAGGACCAGCCCGAGGCCGTGGGCGCGGAGTCGCAAGCCGCGACCTCGGCCGACACCGCCATGGGCGAGCCGATCACCCCCATGCTCGCCACCCTCGGCAGCCGGGACGACATCCGCGACCAGGATGAATGGGCCTTCGAGATGAAGTGGGACGGCGTGCGCGTGATCGCCACCATCGCAGGGGGCGCCGTCCGCCTGACCAGCCGTGGCGGCAAGGACCTCACCGCCACCTTCCCCGAGCTCGCCGGGCTGGGCGAGGCGATCGATCCGGACGTCCTCGCCGCCGGCGAGACGGTGCTGGACGGGGAGATCGTGGCGCTGGACGGCAAGGACCGGCCCTCCTTCTCCCGCCTCCAGCAGCGCCTCGGGCTCACCCGCGACCGGGACGTCGAACGCGCCCGGAAGGACGTCACGGCACAGGTGATGCTCTTCGACCTGCTGGTGCGCGGCGGCGACTCCCTGCTGCGCACCCCGTACCGACAGCGACGCGAGGCGCTGTTCGAGACCGTGAGCGCCAACGAGCACGTCCACCTGCCGCATGCCGATCATGGCGATGTCGACCATGCGATCGACCTCTCGCGGCACCTGCAGCTCGAAGGGGTGATGGCCAAGAAGGAGCAGAGCACCTACCGGCCCGGGAAGCGCGCCCGCACCTGGATCAAGATCAAGAACGCGCGCCACCAGGAGGTCGTCGTCATCGGATGGCGTCGCGGCAAAGGCGAGCGCTCCGGCACCCTCGGCTCCCTGCTGGTGGCCGTGCCGGACGAGGACGGGACGCTGCGCTACGCGGGTCGCGTCGGCACCGGCTTCAGCGAGCAGGACCTCGAGGACATCGCCCGCACGCTGCGCTCCCGATCCCGC
- a CDS encoding SDR family NAD(P)-dependent oxidoreductase: MRALETRTIVITGASDGIGAAAARQLAGPGHRLLLVGRSPEKTAAVAREVGAEHFVADFARLRDVRRLADDLSEATAEDGIDALANNAGGVFGERAPTVDGFEKTFQVNHLAPFLLTNLLLPRLLPGGASVIATSSIGHRLFGHLDLEDLDNARHYSARKAYGDAKLANILVTRSLHAKFHAEGISSAAFHPGIVRTSFGTGSASGMRWIYQSALSRLVPMSSPEAGGAILAWFLTGTPGSTWTSGRYYDQDRPAAKVHPQADDLELAEALWLRSAELVGLR; this comes from the coding sequence GTGAGAGCACTGGAGACCAGGACGATCGTCATCACCGGCGCCTCCGACGGCATCGGTGCCGCCGCCGCACGACAGCTGGCCGGCCCGGGCCACCGCCTGCTCCTCGTCGGCCGCTCCCCCGAGAAGACCGCCGCCGTCGCGCGGGAGGTGGGCGCCGAGCACTTCGTCGCCGACTTCGCCCGCCTGCGCGACGTCCGCCGCCTGGCCGACGACCTCTCCGAGGCGACCGCCGAGGACGGCATCGATGCGCTGGCCAACAATGCGGGAGGGGTCTTCGGCGAGCGGGCCCCGACGGTCGACGGCTTCGAGAAGACCTTCCAGGTCAACCATCTCGCCCCGTTCCTGCTGACCAATCTGCTGCTGCCCCGGCTGCTCCCGGGAGGCGCCTCGGTGATCGCCACCTCGAGCATCGGGCACCGGCTGTTCGGGCATCTCGACCTCGAGGACCTGGACAACGCGCGCCACTATAGCGCGCGCAAAGCCTATGGCGACGCGAAGCTCGCGAACATCCTGGTCACCCGCAGCCTGCACGCGAAGTTCCATGCCGAGGGGATCTCCTCGGCGGCCTTCCACCCCGGGATCGTGCGCACGAGCTTCGGCACCGGCTCCGCGAGCGGAATGCGCTGGATCTACCAATCGGCGCTCAGCCGCCTCGTGCCGATGAGCAGCCCGGAGGCCGGCGGCGCGATCCTCGCCTGGTTCCTGACCGGCACCCCCGGATCGACCTGGACCTCCGGCCGCTACTACGACCAGGACCGACCCGCCGCGAAGGTCCACCCCCAGGCCGACGACCTCGAGCTCGCCGAGGCCCTATGGCTTCGCAGCGCCGAGCTGGTGGGCCTCCGCTGA
- a CDS encoding sugar porter family MFS transporter yields the protein MSNSPENEPEQVGDTSSGRTDSPSSSEATPPGPPGGAVPAEDGSPPDGGVLAALDNRDVRGLYIYLALLATIGGFLFGFDSSNIGSALVFLPFDLGAWGTGITVAGASLGSFAGALLAGPLTDRFGRKSLLLVDSGLFAVGSLISALAPEAITLIIGRIIIGLAIGADSAIATAYIAEFAPKKRRGGLAILQQWMITIGILGAYVVAVVLLKAFPDAATTIDWRIMLGVGFIPAIISLLLRARMPESPRWLLERGREEDVRIAMGKLDIQVTAEQVRAEARAVQERARKLANTTLWTPAVRRALVVVCVFFVFQQITGINVAFYYGPELLGPYFGTEGGDPVDAEIAGVMAAGVLAIVNVVATYFAFRYIDIFGRRKLAIGGFSCMLVFLVLGAIGNATLTGTAQLVVLMVTFALFISSFAIGVGGTGWLIQGEIFPTAVRGRAAAIAAAVNWLSNYLLVLLFPVLQAGLGLSWVMIIFAVLCLCGAVFVHRFLPETNGKAADETIELFEGPVNREDPSRPSAPPAALR from the coding sequence GTGTCGAATTCACCGGAGAACGAACCAGAACAGGTCGGCGACACCTCCTCCGGTCGCACCGACTCCCCCTCGAGCAGCGAGGCCACTCCACCGGGTCCACCGGGCGGAGCCGTCCCGGCGGAGGACGGCAGTCCGCCGGACGGCGGCGTCCTGGCCGCACTCGACAACCGAGATGTGCGCGGCCTCTACATCTACCTCGCCCTCCTCGCCACCATCGGCGGGTTCCTGTTCGGCTTCGACTCCTCGAACATCGGCTCGGCGCTGGTGTTCCTGCCCTTCGACCTCGGCGCCTGGGGCACCGGCATCACCGTCGCCGGCGCCTCGCTCGGCTCCTTCGCCGGCGCCCTGCTCGCCGGGCCGCTGACCGACCGCTTCGGCCGCAAGTCCCTGCTGCTGGTCGACTCGGGGCTGTTCGCCGTCGGCTCGCTCATCTCGGCGCTCGCCCCGGAGGCGATCACGCTGATCATCGGCCGCATCATCATCGGGCTGGCGATCGGTGCCGACTCGGCGATCGCCACCGCCTACATCGCGGAGTTCGCGCCCAAGAAGCGCCGCGGCGGGCTGGCGATCCTCCAGCAGTGGATGATCACGATCGGCATCCTCGGCGCCTACGTCGTCGCCGTGGTGCTGCTGAAGGCCTTCCCCGACGCGGCGACCACGATCGACTGGCGGATCATGCTGGGCGTCGGCTTCATCCCCGCGATCATCTCCCTGCTGCTGCGCGCGCGGATGCCGGAATCGCCGCGCTGGCTGCTGGAGCGCGGACGCGAGGAGGACGTGCGGATCGCGATGGGCAAGCTCGACATCCAGGTCACCGCCGAGCAGGTGCGGGCCGAGGCCCGGGCGGTCCAGGAGCGCGCGCGGAAGCTGGCGAACACCACGCTGTGGACGCCGGCGGTGCGACGCGCCCTGGTGGTGGTGTGCGTGTTCTTCGTCTTCCAGCAGATCACCGGCATCAACGTCGCGTTCTACTACGGGCCGGAGCTGCTGGGCCCGTACTTCGGCACCGAAGGCGGCGACCCCGTCGACGCGGAGATCGCGGGGGTGATGGCCGCCGGCGTGCTGGCGATCGTCAACGTGGTGGCGACGTACTTCGCCTTCCGCTACATCGACATCTTCGGCCGCCGCAAGCTCGCGATCGGCGGGTTCAGCTGCATGCTCGTGTTCTTGGTCCTGGGCGCGATCGGCAATGCGACGCTGACCGGGACGGCGCAGCTGGTGGTCCTCATGGTCACCTTCGCCCTGTTCATCTCATCCTTCGCGATCGGCGTCGGGGGCACCGGCTGGCTGATCCAAGGGGAGATCTTCCCGACGGCCGTGCGCGGCCGTGCCGCAGCGATCGCCGCCGCGGTGAACTGGCTGTCGAACTACCTGCTGGTGCTGCTGTTCCCCGTGCTGCAGGCCGGGCTCGGGCTCTCCTGGGTGATGATCATCTTCGCGGTGCTGTGCCTGTGCGGCGCCGTGTTCGTGCACCGCTTCCTGCCGGAGACGAACGGGAAGGCGGCCGACGAGACGATCGAGCTGTTCGAAGGGCCCGTCAACCGCGAGGATCCCTCCCGGCCGTCGGCCCCGCCGGCGGCGCTGCGCTGA
- a CDS encoding ATP-binding cassette domain-containing protein yields MNHRRVPQPTAIEVRGARVHNLRDLDVDVPLHRVVGIAGVSGSGKSSLAMGVLYAEGSRRYVEALSTYTRRRMSQAPRADVDEVVHVPAALALRQRPGVPGVRSTFGTSTELLNVLRLMFSRLGAHLCPNGHRQDPTIDVAAEVPFACPECGEQVRAPGAEQLAFNAEGACPRCEGLGIVRTVDDATLVPDPTKTLDGGAVVPWNMFGFNVQPDIAREFGVRTDVPWQDLAGWEREIVLDGPEEKKHITVTSKKGLHDLDFTFRNARLTVTEELRRADTEKRLGRVSRFLREGVCPDCEGTRLGPTARSPRIAGIDLAAATAMTLEDLIAWTAGIVDPLPQDMRPMATALVDQLHEMADRLTRLGLGYLALDRAGSSLSTGERQRVQLARAVRNRTTGVLYVLDEPSIGLHPSNIDGLLALVGDLLTDGNSVVLVDHDVQVLRAVDHLIEIGPGSGRDGGEVVATGSVEEIAASPVSSLGGFLDGREDVLVRERASGDDVFSRGSLRLRTAPVHTVHALEVEIPRGRLTAVTGVSGSGKTTMVLESLVPALTARLDGSGAPAHVEQLEGEGISRVHRIDATPIGLNVRSTVATYSGVMDDLRRAFARTEDARERDLRLGDFSYNTGSLRCPRCDGTGQVSLDVQFLPDIDIDCPECDGTRYAPGADEITRPRADGPAGISLPHLMTLTTREALEVAGDIPAVRRRLQALVDLGLGYLTLGEDTPALSGGEAQRLKLAGQIDRRQDEALFVFDEPSVGLHPLDVRTLLDVLDRLVDHGATVIVIEHDLDMIANADHVIDMGPGGGVDGGRIVATGAPGRLATEDAGVTGRYLRAHLG; encoded by the coding sequence GTGAACCATCGACGCGTCCCCCAGCCCACGGCCATCGAGGTGCGCGGCGCCCGCGTGCACAACCTGCGCGATCTCGACGTCGACGTGCCGCTGCACCGGGTGGTGGGCATCGCGGGCGTCTCCGGCTCCGGGAAGTCCTCGCTGGCGATGGGCGTGCTGTACGCCGAGGGCTCACGCCGCTACGTCGAGGCGCTGTCGACCTACACCCGGCGTCGCATGTCCCAGGCTCCGCGCGCCGACGTCGACGAGGTCGTCCACGTCCCGGCCGCCCTCGCGCTGCGCCAGCGCCCCGGCGTCCCCGGGGTGCGCTCGACCTTCGGCACCTCGACGGAGCTGCTGAACGTCCTGCGGCTGATGTTCTCCCGCCTGGGTGCCCACCTCTGCCCGAACGGCCACCGTCAGGACCCGACCATCGACGTGGCCGCCGAGGTGCCCTTCGCCTGCCCCGAATGCGGTGAGCAGGTCCGGGCCCCGGGCGCGGAGCAGCTCGCCTTCAACGCCGAGGGGGCCTGCCCGCGCTGCGAGGGCCTGGGCATCGTGCGCACGGTCGACGACGCGACGCTGGTGCCCGATCCGACGAAGACCCTCGACGGCGGCGCCGTCGTGCCGTGGAACATGTTCGGCTTCAACGTCCAGCCGGACATCGCCCGCGAGTTCGGGGTGCGCACCGACGTCCCCTGGCAGGACCTCGCCGGATGGGAGCGCGAGATCGTCCTGGACGGCCCCGAGGAGAAGAAGCACATCACCGTCACCTCGAAGAAGGGCCTGCACGACCTGGACTTCACCTTCCGCAACGCGCGTCTGACCGTCACCGAGGAACTGCGCCGCGCCGACACGGAGAAGCGGCTGGGCCGCGTCAGCCGCTTCCTGCGCGAGGGAGTCTGTCCCGACTGCGAGGGCACTCGCCTCGGCCCCACCGCTCGCAGCCCGCGGATCGCGGGGATCGACCTCGCCGCCGCCACCGCGATGACCCTCGAGGACCTGATCGCCTGGACCGCGGGCATCGTCGACCCGCTGCCGCAGGACATGCGGCCGATGGCCACGGCGCTGGTCGATCAGCTGCACGAGATGGCGGACCGCCTGACGCGGCTGGGTCTGGGCTATCTCGCCCTGGACCGCGCCGGCAGCTCGTTGTCCACCGGCGAGCGCCAACGGGTCCAGCTCGCCCGCGCCGTCCGCAACCGCACCACCGGCGTGCTGTACGTCCTGGACGAGCCCAGCATCGGGCTGCACCCCTCGAACATCGACGGGCTCCTGGCTCTGGTCGGGGACCTGCTGACCGACGGCAACTCGGTGGTGCTCGTCGACCACGACGTCCAGGTGCTGCGCGCGGTCGACCACCTGATCGAGATCGGTCCCGGCTCCGGACGCGACGGCGGCGAGGTGGTGGCGACCGGGAGCGTCGAGGAGATCGCGGCCTCCCCCGTCTCCTCCCTGGGCGGCTTCCTCGACGGCCGCGAGGACGTCCTGGTCCGTGAGCGCGCGAGCGGTGACGACGTGTTCTCCCGCGGCAGCCTCCGCCTGCGCACCGCCCCCGTGCACACGGTCCACGCCCTGGAGGTCGAGATCCCGCGCGGTCGCCTCACCGCCGTCACCGGGGTCTCCGGCTCCGGCAAGACCACGATGGTGCTGGAGTCCCTGGTCCCGGCCCTGACCGCCCGTCTGGACGGGTCGGGCGCGCCGGCGCACGTCGAGCAGCTCGAGGGCGAGGGCATCAGCCGGGTCCACCGCATCGACGCCACACCGATCGGTCTGAACGTGCGCTCGACGGTGGCGACCTACAGCGGCGTGATGGACGACCTGCGCCGCGCCTTCGCCCGCACCGAGGACGCCCGCGAGCGCGACCTGCGCCTCGGCGACTTCTCCTACAACACCGGCTCCCTGCGCTGCCCGCGCTGCGACGGGACGGGCCAGGTCTCCCTCGACGTGCAGTTCCTGCCCGACATCGACATCGACTGCCCCGAGTGCGACGGCACCCGCTACGCTCCGGGGGCCGATGAGATCACCCGTCCCCGCGCGGACGGACCGGCCGGGATCTCGCTGCCGCACCTGATGACGCTGACCACCCGCGAGGCCCTCGAGGTGGCCGGGGACATCCCGGCCGTCCGCCGACGCCTGCAAGCCCTGGTCGACCTCGGGCTGGGCTACCTCACGCTCGGCGAGGACACCCCGGCGCTGTCCGGCGGCGAGGCGCAGCGGCTCAAGCTCGCCGGCCAGATCGACCGCCGCCAGGACGAGGCCCTGTTCGTGTTCGACGAGCCCAGCGTCGGCCTCCATCCCCTCGACGTGCGCACCCTGCTGGACGTCCTGGACCGGCTGGTCGACCACGGGGCGACCGTGATCGTCATCGAGCACGACCTCGACATGATCGCGAACGCCGATCACGTGATCGACATGGGCCCCGGCGGCGGGGTCGACGGCGGCCGGATCGTCGCCACCGGCGCCCCGGGCCGCCTCGCGACCGAGGACGCGGGCGTGACCGGACGGTACCTGCGCGCACACCTGGGATGA
- a CDS encoding LLM class flavin-dependent oxidoreductase, with protein MSETASSPRFHWFLPPRGDAMAPGPFAREHESIPESGLVDFLTEVALAAEQGGFDGALTPVGINCPDPWVLCSAIAARTEHLSFIVALRPSLQSATLVAQQADTFRRLHDGRVILNVVTGGDPAEQAGYGVHVPHDERYDITEEALQAIRPLLAGERVDLEGRHLHLVGARLVEPGSSRVPLFFGGASPKAVEVAAAQADTYLLWGEPLADIAERIETVRTAAAAAGRELDYGLRLHVISRDSAEEAWQVAADIQSGFDAESVAAVQRHKASMDSVGQARMGALHGTEIPEDVADLVVGPNLWAGIGLMREGVGTALVGSHEEVADRLAEYADLGISEFILSSYPHREEALRVGHEVISRVRERVDAAAPA; from the coding sequence ATGAGCGAGACCGCATCCAGCCCACGATTCCACTGGTTCCTGCCGCCGCGTGGGGACGCCATGGCCCCGGGACCCTTCGCGCGCGAGCACGAGAGCATCCCCGAGTCGGGACTCGTGGACTTCCTGACCGAGGTCGCCCTGGCCGCCGAGCAGGGCGGCTTCGACGGAGCGCTGACCCCCGTCGGCATCAACTGCCCGGACCCGTGGGTGCTGTGCTCCGCGATCGCTGCCCGCACCGAGCACCTGAGCTTCATCGTCGCGCTGCGCCCCAGCCTGCAGTCGGCCACCCTGGTCGCGCAGCAGGCGGACACCTTCCGCCGGCTCCACGACGGCCGGGTCATCCTCAACGTCGTCACCGGCGGTGACCCCGCCGAGCAGGCCGGGTACGGCGTGCACGTCCCGCACGACGAGCGCTACGACATCACCGAGGAGGCGCTGCAGGCGATCCGTCCGCTCCTGGCCGGCGAGCGGGTGGACCTCGAGGGTCGCCATCTCCACCTGGTCGGTGCCCGGCTGGTCGAGCCGGGCTCCTCCCGGGTCCCGCTGTTCTTCGGCGGCGCCTCCCCGAAGGCCGTCGAGGTCGCGGCCGCCCAGGCAGACACCTACCTGCTGTGGGGCGAGCCGCTGGCGGACATCGCCGAGCGCATCGAGACCGTCCGCACCGCCGCCGCTGCCGCGGGGCGCGAGCTCGACTACGGCCTGCGCCTGCACGTCATCTCCCGTGACTCGGCCGAGGAGGCCTGGCAGGTCGCCGCCGACATCCAGTCGGGGTTCGACGCGGAATCCGTCGCTGCGGTCCAGCGACACAAGGCCTCGATGGACTCCGTCGGCCAGGCGCGCATGGGCGCCCTGCACGGCACCGAGATCCCGGAGGACGTCGCCGACCTCGTCGTCGGCCCGAACCTGTGGGCCGGGATCGGCCTGATGCGCGAGGGCGTCGGCACGGCGCTGGTCGGCTCCCACGAGGAGGTCGCCGACCGCCTCGCCGAGTACGCGGATCTCGGCATCTCCGAGTTCATCCTCTCCAGCTACCCCCACCGCGAGGAGGCTCTGCGGGTGGGGCACGAGGTGATCTCCCGCGTGCGCGAGCGGGTCGACGCCGCGGCGCCGGCATGA